The Catenuloplanes niger genome includes a window with the following:
- a CDS encoding TetR/AcrR family transcriptional regulator codes for MGRWEPDARQRLEQAALELFAEQGFAATTVPEITARAGLTTRTFFRHFADKREVLFAEDQAAEAAERLLTTAPPDAAPLTLILDGLRAVATERFEPKREHLRALRAIIRTDDGLRERELHKHAALREAVRTGLLARGLPSTTAALLAEICTTLLFVSVDEWLDRDDDRPLADIIGDTLTALRAVLKI; via the coding sequence GTGGGACGATGGGAACCGGACGCACGGCAACGGCTGGAGCAGGCGGCGCTCGAACTCTTCGCCGAGCAGGGCTTCGCCGCGACGACCGTGCCCGAGATCACCGCGCGGGCCGGCCTGACCACCCGCACGTTCTTCCGCCACTTCGCCGACAAGCGCGAGGTGCTGTTCGCCGAGGACCAGGCCGCCGAGGCCGCCGAACGCCTGCTGACCACGGCACCACCGGACGCCGCCCCGCTGACGCTGATCCTCGACGGCCTGCGCGCGGTCGCCACCGAACGCTTCGAGCCCAAGCGCGAACACCTCCGCGCGCTGCGCGCCATCATCCGCACCGACGACGGCCTCCGCGAACGCGAGCTGCACAAACACGCCGCCCTCCGGGAAGCGGTCCGCACCGGCCTCCTGGCCCGTGGCCTCCCCTCCACCACCGCCGCGCTGCTCGCCGAAATCTGCACCACGCTGCTCTTCGTCTCCGTCGACGAATGGCTCGACCGCGACGACGACCGCCCCCTCGCCGACATCATCGGCGACACCCTCACCGCACTCCGCGCGGTGCTGAAGATCTGA
- a CDS encoding integrase — translation MTRIRLRHLHADGHAFTWRAAITHVRGTSDCHRAVLVRVWGPAGKTGCVLRADLISTAGPSPWGYCATDGSYPTSGHVRALIDHALAHGWDPARRGGEFTLSERAHPALVLDGFLLTDRLWDPDAADPTPRVIAVRGGHGR, via the coding sequence ATGACCCGGATCCGCCTCCGGCACCTGCACGCCGACGGCCACGCCTTCACCTGGCGCGCCGCGATCACCCACGTCCGCGGCACGTCGGACTGTCACCGGGCCGTGCTCGTCCGCGTGTGGGGGCCGGCCGGGAAGACCGGCTGCGTGCTGCGGGCGGACCTGATCTCCACCGCCGGCCCGTCGCCGTGGGGATACTGCGCGACGGACGGCTCCTATCCCACGTCCGGTCACGTGCGCGCGCTGATCGACCACGCGCTCGCGCACGGGTGGGATCCGGCGCGGCGCGGTGGCGAGTTCACGCTCTCCGAGCGCGCGCACCCGGCTCTCGTCCTGGACGGCTTCCTGCTCACCGACCGGCTGTGGGACCCGGACGCGGCCGACCCGACCCCGCGGGTGATCGCGGTCCGTGGCGGGCACGGGCGGTAG
- a CDS encoding saccharopine dehydrogenase NADP-binding domain-containing protein, with amino-acid sequence METWILGGTGRSGRAIAAELPARGITPVLVGRDAARLERAAERVGGGARTVVAGTVEAAIAQIRRQRPAVVVSTVGPFRATAVPIARACLSAGAHYVDLANEVASLSAVLDLDDTATAAGRTVVTGAGFGVTATESVVVALCAGRPVPAEVRVHMIPSLAIEAGAVGAALAATMLDGLPGVGGGRRFQGRRFRGGRLAPARLGGDATRLTLPDGTVVRTVSVPLGELVAAQRASGAPDVTAASSEMAALRHVLPVASVLLESAALRRFAVRRLARVRFPDRPRPRAHSWGYARVRWADGTVREGWLRVGEAQGYTGAIPAEVARRLLAGEGRPGAHTPAALFGPSLAESCGGEYLLPAGAER; translated from the coding sequence GTGGAGACCTGGATCCTGGGCGGGACCGGCCGCAGCGGCCGGGCGATCGCGGCCGAACTGCCGGCTCGCGGAATCACGCCGGTGCTGGTCGGCCGGGACGCGGCACGCCTCGAGCGGGCCGCCGAGCGGGTCGGCGGTGGCGCCCGCACGGTGGTCGCCGGCACGGTCGAGGCGGCGATCGCGCAGATCCGGCGGCAGCGGCCGGCCGTGGTGGTGAGCACGGTCGGGCCGTTCCGCGCGACTGCGGTGCCGATCGCGCGGGCCTGCCTGTCGGCCGGCGCGCACTACGTCGACCTGGCGAACGAGGTGGCGTCGCTCTCCGCGGTGCTGGACCTCGACGACACGGCGACGGCGGCCGGGCGGACCGTGGTGACCGGTGCCGGCTTCGGCGTGACCGCGACCGAGAGCGTGGTGGTCGCGCTGTGCGCGGGGCGTCCCGTGCCGGCCGAGGTGCGCGTGCACATGATCCCGTCGCTGGCGATCGAGGCCGGCGCGGTCGGTGCGGCGCTGGCCGCCACGATGCTCGACGGGCTGCCGGGCGTCGGTGGCGGGCGCCGGTTCCAGGGGCGCAGGTTCCGGGGCGGGCGGCTGGCACCCGCGCGGCTCGGCGGCGACGCCACCCGGCTCACGCTGCCGGACGGGACCGTGGTGCGCACCGTGAGCGTGCCGCTCGGCGAGCTGGTCGCGGCGCAGCGGGCCAGCGGGGCGCCGGACGTGACCGCCGCGTCCAGCGAGATGGCGGCGCTGCGGCACGTCCTGCCGGTGGCGTCCGTGCTGCTGGAGTCCGCGGCGCTGCGCCGGTTCGCGGTCCGGCGGCTGGCCCGCGTGCGGTTCCCGGACCGGCCGCGGCCGCGCGCGCACTCGTGGGGCTACGCGCGGGTGCGCTGGGCGGACGGCACCGTACGGGAGGGCTGGTTGCGGGTGGGTGAGGCGCAGGGATACACCGGTGCGATCCCGGCCGAGGTGGCGCGGCGGCTGCTGGCGGGCGAGGGGCGGCCGGGCGCCCACACCCCGGCGGCGCTGTTCGGCCCGTCGCTGGCGGAGTCGTGCGGCGGGGAGTATCTGCTCCCGGCCGGCGCCGAACGGTAG
- a CDS encoding M6 family metalloprotease domain-containing protein, producing MRRSRTAGAIVAALALSLIVVPATAVRAAPADPFRIIDPPRWENPDHMTWDDYVPVPGADRPATGSVRNFRIALVTLDYPDQPFVVTQAPHSTVFGNPQPSAAGVARADVPAFYRDFLNTPGPLNHGHTLHEYWMEDSYGRYGVDLTAFGPYEMPHPAHQYGITNDMNPGACPAGETCNRNLRTDGLGAWRADVGAVADGYELVFILSAGQDESSTWQEFGQMRFAGPAAVTEDLGPPDPALPNSAATRYVPWTSWASAATIWPNAGGGSSTQAESSGQAVYAHELSHLLSIGDNYNNPYGTPLRRAYTGPWSMMSRGSFNGPGGPHTRWQIPPVNGGAMGSLHTIRDKLKIELIGEDQVLRLSGAELAASGPVVARVTARAVATPGLNGLHIALGTDRSPACSVAADVLCDGGGYDNYTVEVVDRMGADSFTPDHGVLISKTKDEDRAPFQWVVDAHPEDIGMVDFVRPDGTPQMITMGDYRQLSDALFHAGTRSGSAYEYVDEANRLHFYVLDIQRSAGRVLSYTVAVRSLDGPGASARGASLSPGRQTTPATCTFTLTNTGRYVPGGAHPEDATAYLGADVYRLSASVDGRGWRAELPNALAVARSGARTTVTVAIDPARGAARTAEVFLNATSESDPAVTATQRCRVRR from the coding sequence ATGAGGCGTTCCCGGACGGCCGGTGCGATCGTCGCGGCCCTGGCCCTGTCACTGATCGTCGTGCCCGCCACCGCCGTCCGGGCCGCGCCCGCCGACCCGTTCCGGATCATCGACCCGCCGCGCTGGGAGAACCCGGACCACATGACGTGGGACGACTACGTGCCGGTGCCGGGCGCGGACCGGCCGGCCACCGGCTCGGTCCGCAACTTCCGGATCGCGCTGGTCACGCTGGACTATCCGGACCAGCCGTTCGTGGTCACCCAGGCGCCGCACTCCACCGTCTTCGGCAACCCGCAGCCGAGCGCGGCCGGCGTCGCCCGCGCGGACGTGCCCGCGTTCTACCGTGACTTCCTCAACACGCCCGGCCCGCTCAACCACGGGCACACGCTGCACGAGTACTGGATGGAGGACTCGTACGGCCGGTACGGCGTGGACCTGACCGCGTTCGGGCCGTACGAGATGCCACATCCCGCCCACCAGTACGGGATCACGAACGACATGAACCCGGGCGCGTGCCCGGCCGGCGAGACCTGCAACCGCAACCTGCGCACGGACGGGCTGGGTGCGTGGCGCGCGGACGTGGGCGCCGTGGCCGACGGGTACGAGCTGGTCTTCATCCTCTCCGCCGGGCAGGACGAGTCGTCCACCTGGCAGGAGTTCGGCCAGATGCGGTTCGCCGGGCCGGCGGCGGTCACCGAGGACCTCGGGCCGCCCGATCCGGCGCTGCCGAACTCGGCCGCGACCCGCTACGTACCGTGGACGTCCTGGGCGTCCGCGGCCACGATCTGGCCGAACGCGGGCGGCGGATCGTCGACCCAGGCGGAGAGCTCCGGCCAGGCCGTCTACGCCCACGAGCTGAGTCACCTGCTGAGCATCGGCGACAACTACAACAACCCGTACGGTACGCCGCTGCGGCGCGCCTACACGGGACCGTGGAGCATGATGTCCCGCGGCTCGTTCAACGGGCCCGGCGGCCCGCACACGCGCTGGCAGATCCCGCCGGTCAACGGCGGCGCGATGGGTTCGCTGCACACGATCCGCGACAAGCTCAAGATCGAGCTGATCGGCGAGGACCAGGTGCTGCGGCTGTCCGGGGCGGAACTGGCCGCGTCCGGTCCGGTGGTCGCGCGGGTCACCGCCCGCGCCGTGGCCACGCCCGGCCTGAACGGGCTGCACATCGCGCTCGGCACCGACCGTTCGCCCGCCTGCTCGGTCGCCGCCGACGTGCTGTGCGACGGCGGTGGCTACGACAACTACACGGTCGAGGTGGTCGACCGGATGGGCGCGGACTCGTTCACGCCCGACCACGGCGTCCTGATCAGCAAGACCAAGGACGAGGACCGGGCACCGTTCCAGTGGGTGGTCGACGCGCACCCGGAGGACATCGGCATGGTCGACTTCGTCCGGCCGGACGGCACCCCGCAGATGATCACGATGGGCGACTACCGGCAGCTCTCCGACGCCCTGTTCCACGCCGGTACGCGGTCCGGCTCCGCCTACGAGTACGTCGACGAGGCGAACCGGCTGCACTTCTACGTGCTCGACATCCAGCGGTCCGCCGGCCGCGTGCTGTCCTACACGGTGGCGGTCCGCTCGCTCGACGGGCCCGGCGCGTCGGCGCGTGGCGCGTCGCTCTCCCCGGGCCGGCAGACCACGCCCGCCACGTGCACCTTCACCCTGACCAACACCGGGCGGTACGTGCCGGGCGGCGCCCACCCCGAGGACGCGACCGCCTACCTCGGCGCCGACGTGTACCGGCTCTCCGCCTCGGTCGACGGCCGCGGCTGGCGCGCCGAACTGCCGAACGCGCTCGCGGTCGCCCGGTCCGGGGCCCGGACCACGGTCACGGTCGCGATCGACCCGGCGCGCGGCGCCGCCCGTACCGCCGAGGTGTTCCTGAACGCCACGTCCGAGAGCGACCCGGCCGTGACGGCCACCCAGCGCTGCCGGGTGCGCCGCTGA
- a CDS encoding serine/threonine protein kinase, with protein sequence MIERGAPLRPGDPERIGPYRVLARLGAGGMGVVFLANDAGGRPVAVKVVHAEMATDDEFRNRFRSEVARVRQVPGFCTAEVLDADPDATRPYLVTEFVDGPTLAAEVAQRGPLSTSNLHAVAIGVATALTAIHEAGVIHRDLKPHNVLLAPGTPKVIDFGIARAWESTTQHTRTGQIVGTANYMAPERFDETGGPTGPAADVFAWGCVVTFAGTGRAPFHADSPLATFGRILTQEPELGTLDGPLRQLVERSLRRDPRDRPTARELLDLLLRGGPARTPQPVEALDDMPALRTAAIEVQATPGPVSPPVFTLPTETPPESAFGPAAPPPPYAPVSAAPASPAFGPASAPPYGPASAPPFAPASGAPYGPTSGAPFDPASGAPYGPASGAPYGAAPGQAFAPGSPPPYGPGSPPYGPGSGAPFAAGQPAFEPGPGRPSDVEPETLRLRAAPGAAAGPHAGAAPPAGPWPPAPGTPHHGMPSAHPTPPGHGTHGMPAGPGWNAAPDPGASRRSGDGRVLAGILAGVLLLACVGGGGLLAAHSAGAFGDAEGDRTATPTSDAPAPEPSADVPAFTLPAGDPLIADALTSAGQWNGTYIVDEEDSNCDVRDGALRVQRVTPGSYICAGPEEKVDGDHTIAVTGTIEKPGSCLGIWLFWEIPRSYRLTACESAFRFEVDREDGSGYSIREVRLDRALPRNEPVRLQVVVEDGTVRFGHDGVLIGEADLPEDDITEGVAAAIGMISAPGDENPPYGAHFNDVEVRTLED encoded by the coding sequence GTGATCGAGCGCGGAGCGCCGCTGCGGCCGGGGGACCCGGAGCGCATCGGGCCGTACCGGGTGCTCGCCCGGCTCGGGGCCGGCGGCATGGGCGTCGTCTTCCTGGCGAACGACGCCGGTGGGCGGCCCGTCGCGGTCAAGGTGGTGCACGCGGAGATGGCCACCGACGACGAGTTCCGCAACCGGTTCCGGTCCGAGGTGGCACGCGTCCGGCAGGTGCCCGGGTTCTGCACCGCGGAGGTGCTCGACGCGGACCCGGACGCGACCCGGCCGTACCTCGTCACCGAGTTCGTGGACGGGCCGACGCTCGCGGCCGAGGTCGCCCAGCGCGGGCCGCTGAGCACGTCGAACCTGCACGCGGTCGCGATCGGGGTGGCGACCGCGCTGACCGCGATCCACGAGGCCGGTGTGATCCACCGTGATCTGAAGCCGCACAACGTGCTGCTCGCGCCGGGCACGCCCAAGGTGATCGATTTCGGGATCGCACGGGCCTGGGAATCGACGACGCAGCACACCCGCACCGGGCAGATCGTCGGCACCGCGAACTACATGGCGCCGGAACGGTTCGACGAGACCGGCGGGCCGACCGGGCCGGCCGCGGACGTGTTCGCCTGGGGGTGCGTGGTCACGTTCGCCGGGACCGGGCGGGCACCGTTCCACGCGGACTCGCCGCTGGCCACGTTCGGGCGGATCCTGACCCAGGAGCCGGAACTGGGCACGCTCGACGGGCCGCTGCGGCAGCTGGTCGAGCGGTCGCTGCGCCGCGACCCACGGGACCGGCCGACCGCGCGGGAACTGCTGGACCTGCTGCTGCGCGGCGGCCCGGCCCGGACGCCGCAGCCGGTGGAGGCGCTGGACGACATGCCGGCGCTGCGCACCGCGGCGATCGAGGTGCAGGCCACACCGGGACCGGTGTCGCCGCCGGTCTTCACGCTGCCGACGGAGACGCCGCCGGAGTCCGCGTTCGGCCCGGCCGCTCCCCCGCCGCCCTACGCACCGGTCTCGGCCGCACCGGCCAGCCCGGCGTTCGGCCCGGCGTCGGCACCGCCGTACGGTCCCGCCTCGGCACCGCCGTTCGCCCCGGCGTCCGGCGCACCCTACGGCCCGACGTCCGGCGCGCCGTTCGATCCGGCGTCCGGGGCTCCCTACGGCCCGGCGTCCGGCGCGCCGTACGGTGCGGCGCCGGGTCAGGCCTTCGCGCCCGGCTCACCGCCGCCCTACGGGCCCGGCTCACCGCCCTACGGGCCCGGCTCCGGTGCACCTTTCGCGGCGGGTCAGCCGGCGTTCGAGCCGGGGCCCGGCCGGCCGTCCGATGTGGAGCCGGAGACGCTGCGCCTGCGCGCGGCCCCGGGCGCCGCGGCCGGCCCGCACGCCGGCGCCGCTCCCCCGGCCGGCCCGTGGCCGCCCGCCCCGGGAACGCCGCATCACGGAATGCCGTCGGCGCACCCGACGCCGCCGGGCCACGGAACGCACGGGATGCCGGCCGGCCCCGGCTGGAACGCCGCCCCGGACCCGGGCGCGTCGCGCAGGAGCGGTGACGGCCGGGTCCTCGCCGGCATCCTGGCCGGCGTGCTGCTGCTGGCCTGCGTCGGCGGCGGCGGTCTGCTCGCCGCCCACTCGGCCGGCGCGTTCGGCGACGCCGAGGGTGACCGCACCGCCACGCCCACGTCGGACGCGCCGGCGCCGGAGCCGTCCGCGGACGTGCCCGCGTTCACGCTGCCGGCCGGCGACCCGCTGATCGCGGACGCGCTGACCAGCGCCGGGCAGTGGAACGGCACGTACATCGTGGACGAGGAGGACTCGAACTGCGACGTGCGGGACGGCGCGTTGCGCGTGCAGCGGGTCACGCCGGGGTCGTACATCTGCGCCGGCCCGGAGGAGAAGGTCGACGGCGACCACACGATCGCGGTCACCGGCACGATCGAGAAGCCCGGTTCCTGCCTCGGCATCTGGCTGTTCTGGGAGATCCCGCGCAGCTACCGGCTGACCGCCTGCGAGTCCGCGTTCCGGTTCGAGGTGGACCGCGAGGACGGCAGCGGGTACTCGATCCGCGAGGTGCGGCTGGACCGCGCGCTACCGCGCAACGAGCCGGTGCGCCTGCAGGTCGTGGTCGAGGACGGCACGGTCCGGTTCGGCCACGACGGCGTGCTGATCGGCGAGGCCGACCTGCCGGAGGACGACATCACCGAGGGCGTCGCGGCCGCGATCGGCATGATCAGCGCCCCGGGCGACGAGAACCCGCCGTACGGCGCCCACTTCAACGACGTCGAGGTGCGCACGCTGGAGGACTGA
- a CDS encoding DoxX family protein, protein MMFERLSVPVTTLFRVVVGLIFAVHGAATVLGLFGGSRGTGEAVAAGTWPGWYAGVIQLVAGTLVVVGLGTRVAALLCSGSMAYAYFVVHQPDALAPVANGGESAALFCWSFFLIAVLGPGPYSLDALLTRRSRESVPALQPAA, encoded by the coding sequence ATGATGTTCGAGCGACTGTCCGTACCCGTTACGACATTGTTTCGGGTCGTCGTCGGGCTGATCTTCGCGGTGCACGGTGCCGCTACCGTGTTGGGACTCTTCGGCGGCAGCCGCGGCACCGGCGAGGCCGTCGCGGCCGGCACCTGGCCCGGCTGGTACGCCGGGGTCATCCAGCTCGTCGCGGGCACGCTGGTCGTCGTCGGACTCGGCACCCGGGTCGCGGCGCTGCTCTGCTCCGGCTCGATGGCCTACGCCTACTTCGTGGTGCACCAGCCGGACGCGCTCGCACCGGTCGCGAACGGTGGCGAGTCCGCCGCGCTGTTCTGCTGGTCGTTCTTCCTGATCGCGGTGCTCGGCCCCGGGCCGTACTCGCTGGACGCGCTCCTCACCCGGCGCAGCCGGGAATCCGTACCGGCCCTGCAACCCGCCGCCTGA
- the pnuC gene encoding nicotinamide riboside transporter PnuC, producing the protein MPGEGLAVLLDWLNGTAVTAFGAPTSRAEALGFVTGALCVWLVVRQHIANWPLGIANVLLLMLVFVNAALYADAALQVVYVLLNAYGWWHWARGGRDDGPLRVSRTAPAEWAGLAAAGVAITALLTWWLAAHTDSTTELPDAATTALSLLATYGQTRKLLESWWLWIAADLIYIPLYGYKGLWLTALLYLVFLALCVAGLRTWRRSVPA; encoded by the coding sequence TTGCCGGGAGAGGGGCTCGCCGTGTTGCTGGACTGGCTGAACGGCACGGCCGTGACCGCGTTCGGCGCGCCCACCAGCCGCGCGGAGGCACTCGGGTTCGTCACCGGAGCTCTCTGCGTGTGGCTGGTGGTCCGCCAGCACATCGCGAACTGGCCGCTCGGCATCGCCAACGTGCTGCTGCTCATGCTGGTGTTCGTCAACGCCGCGCTCTACGCGGACGCGGCGCTGCAGGTCGTCTACGTGCTGCTCAACGCGTACGGCTGGTGGCACTGGGCGCGCGGCGGCCGGGACGACGGGCCGCTGCGGGTCTCCCGGACCGCACCGGCGGAGTGGGCCGGCCTGGCCGCGGCCGGGGTGGCGATCACCGCGCTGCTCACCTGGTGGCTGGCCGCGCACACCGACTCGACCACGGAGCTGCCGGACGCGGCCACCACCGCGCTGTCGCTGCTGGCCACCTACGGCCAGACCCGCAAGCTGCTGGAGAGCTGGTGGCTGTGGATCGCCGCGGACCTGATCTACATCCCGCTGTACGGCTACAAGGGCCTGTGGCTGACCGCGCTGCTCTACCTCGTGTTCCTCGCGCTGTGCGTGGCCGGCCTGCGCACCTGGCGGCGGTCGGTCCCGGCATGA
- a CDS encoding AAA family ATPase gives MTRFATGLVVGKFYPPHAGHHHLIATAARACAELTVVAAPSRQESIPLDLRVEWLRALHPGVRVVGVHDDHPIDYGSADAWDTHVAVFRDAAGRDRFDAVFSSEAYGPELARRFHAVHVPVDPQRATVPVSGTAIRADPVAHWRHLSGPVRAWFTRRVIAVGAESTGTTTIASALAAHYRARGGVWADTRWVPEFGRELTARKMRARPDLPVADLTWDRDDFVEVVTEQNRAEDEAAALGSPILFGDTDAAATAIWERRYLGSTSPAVLAAARPPDLYLLTDHEGVPFEDDGMRDGEHLRAWMTGLFRAHLATLGVPVLELRGPHDTRMSLAVAACDALLDKGWSLAEPKKPRS, from the coding sequence ATGACGCGCTTCGCCACCGGGCTGGTGGTCGGCAAGTTCTATCCGCCGCACGCCGGGCACCACCATCTCATCGCGACCGCCGCGCGCGCCTGCGCGGAGCTGACCGTGGTGGCCGCGCCGTCCCGGCAGGAGTCCATCCCGCTGGACCTGCGGGTGGAGTGGCTGCGCGCGCTGCACCCGGGCGTGCGCGTGGTGGGCGTCCACGACGACCACCCGATCGACTACGGCAGCGCGGACGCGTGGGACACGCACGTGGCGGTCTTCCGGGACGCGGCCGGGCGGGACCGCTTCGACGCGGTGTTCAGCTCCGAGGCGTACGGCCCGGAACTGGCCCGGCGCTTCCACGCGGTGCACGTGCCGGTCGACCCGCAGCGCGCCACGGTTCCGGTCTCCGGCACCGCGATCCGCGCCGACCCGGTCGCGCACTGGCGGCACCTGTCCGGCCCGGTCCGCGCCTGGTTCACCCGCCGCGTGATCGCGGTCGGCGCGGAGTCGACCGGCACCACCACGATCGCGTCCGCGCTGGCCGCGCACTACCGCGCCCGCGGCGGCGTCTGGGCGGACACCCGCTGGGTGCCGGAGTTCGGCCGCGAACTGACCGCCCGCAAGATGCGCGCCCGCCCGGACCTGCCGGTCGCGGACCTGACCTGGGACCGGGACGACTTCGTCGAGGTGGTCACGGAGCAGAACCGGGCCGAGGACGAGGCGGCCGCGCTCGGCTCCCCCATCCTGTTCGGCGACACCGACGCGGCCGCCACCGCGATCTGGGAACGCCGCTACCTCGGCAGCACCTCCCCCGCGGTCCTGGCCGCCGCCCGCCCACCCGACCTCTACCTGCTCACCGACCACGAGGGCGTCCCGTTCGAGGACGACGGCATGCGCGACGGCGAGCACCTGCGCGCCTGGATGACCGGCCTGTTCCGCGCGCACCTGGCCACCCTCGGCGTCCCGGTCCTCGAGCTCCGCGGCCCGCACGACACCCGCATGTCCCTCGCCGTCGCGGCCTGCGACGCCCTCCTCGACAAGGGCTGGTCCCTCGCCGAGCCGAAGAAGCCCCGTTCATGA